A genomic region of Methanosarcina thermophila TM-1 contains the following coding sequences:
- a CDS encoding putative ATP-dependent zinc protease, whose translation MDIEEIQTIFKFSAWEKKIISSFEIQAELFLPFLLSLKSGGSWSYASEEMKSIAVKDVITYYNDESKTGYTLEKIYLFIEPEIVEKEGVVYRLEKCGAREERELVERPYCISLRAKKVIFAEVNPSLRTIRIKEMKKRQIRLKGTPAYSAAHELEHLEKGEIKGIPIWNFEYVTEPTKNHPKSAD comes from the coding sequence ATGGATATTGAGGAAATTCAGACGATCTTCAAGTTTTCAGCTTGGGAGAAGAAAATAATTTCCAGTTTTGAGATTCAGGCAGAGTTATTTCTTCCTTTTCTGCTTTCGCTAAAATCAGGAGGTTCATGGAGTTACGCCTCTGAGGAAATGAAAAGTATTGCTGTAAAGGATGTAATTACCTATTATAATGATGAGAGTAAGACCGGCTATACTCTGGAAAAGATATACCTCTTTATCGAACCTGAGATTGTAGAGAAAGAAGGCGTGGTCTACAGACTCGAAAAATGTGGAGCCAGGGAAGAAAGAGAACTGGTTGAAAGACCTTACTGTATAAGCCTGAGAGCGAAAAAAGTGATATTTGCAGAAGTTAACCCAAGTCTCAGAACGATAAGGATTAAGGAGATGAAAAAAAGGCAAATACGCCTGAAAGGTACACCTGCGTATAGCGCAGCTCATGAGCTTGAGCATCTTGAGAAGGGAGAAATAAAAGGAATCCCGATATGGAACTTTGAGTACGTTACTGAGCCTACAAAAAATCATCCGAAAAGTGCTGATTAA
- a CDS encoding DUF3786 domain-containing protein: MTYEIALNKAWDEIAALAPSQEYTVKFLTDIYEVKINDKIVLMKPSDVPASEEISVLILRYLIGILKHGYIQKGEWISFKELKGGPSYYPAYQKNTIKPILKSLKENPDSLIKNLTERFGGKLVEGGDVSVELVTFPDVRVRFVFWFADKELPPEATILFDRELTKIFTTEEIAALMFFLAMAVLDNSSERVLKLNLTSTIEIGS; this comes from the coding sequence GTGACATACGAGATCGCCCTCAACAAGGCTTGGGATGAGATTGCAGCACTAGCTCCTTCTCAAGAATACACTGTAAAATTTTTAACTGACATTTATGAAGTAAAAATAAACGATAAAATAGTGTTGATGAAGCCATCTGATGTTCCCGCAAGCGAGGAAATATCCGTACTTATCCTCCGTTACCTCATAGGCATCCTGAAGCATGGATATATACAGAAAGGAGAATGGATCTCATTCAAAGAACTTAAGGGTGGACCAAGCTATTATCCGGCATATCAAAAAAATACAATCAAACCGATATTGAAAAGCCTTAAAGAAAATCCAGATAGTTTGATCAAGAATCTGACGGAGCGTTTTGGAGGCAAGCTTGTTGAAGGCGGTGATGTCTCGGTAGAGCTGGTTACCTTTCCAGATGTTCGCGTCAGGTTTGTTTTTTGGTTTGCAGATAAAGAGCTTCCACCTGAAGCGACTATACTATTCGATAGGGAATTGACAAAGATTTTTACTACAGAAGAAATTGCAGCATTAATGTTTTTCCTGGCAATGGCAGTGCTGGATAACAGCTCAGAGCGTGTCTTAAAACTCAATTTGACCTCCACAATTGAGATAGGATCGTAA
- a CDS encoding DUF5518 domain-containing protein has protein sequence MGIIARVLGGALIGTVCTFIFYFIPLVNSIAPFLGGLLGGYYADGGSGGGLKTGVLMTIFMIIPGFLLGGILGSILRDAPVLGGFVVASAFVITLVIVAHAALIGIIGSVIGAVLAERSTIYRF, from the coding sequence GTGGGGATTATAGCTAGAGTTCTGGGTGGTGCACTAATAGGCACAGTCTGTACTTTTATTTTTTATTTTATTCCATTAGTAAACTCCATAGCCCCTTTTCTGGGCGGTCTTCTGGGGGGCTATTATGCAGACGGAGGTTCCGGGGGAGGGCTTAAAACCGGAGTTCTCATGACCATTTTCATGATTATTCCGGGTTTTCTTCTGGGAGGAATTCTCGGATCAATACTCAGAGATGCTCCTGTTCTTGGAGGATTCGTAGTTGCCTCTGCATTTGTAATTACGCTGGTTATTGTAGCTCATGCAGCTTTGATAGGTATAATTGGGTCGGTAATTGGGGCTGTTCTGGCTGAAAGGAGCACAATCTACCGGTTTTGA
- a CDS encoding HIT family protein produces the protein MMEDCLFCKIIAGKIPSEKVYEDDAVFAFLDVFPASEGHTLVAPKKHFNRFTDMDAESVASLFEAARKITAAIQKAFSAEGSNIGINDGKVAGQEIPHVHVHVIPRRKGDGGRGIKSIVWTEPDTTNLKEIAKKIREAL, from the coding sequence ATGATGGAAGACTGCCTTTTTTGCAAAATTATAGCGGGGAAAATTCCTTCAGAGAAAGTATACGAAGACGATGCCGTTTTTGCATTTCTTGATGTTTTTCCGGCGAGTGAAGGGCATACTCTGGTAGCCCCTAAGAAGCATTTCAACAGATTCACGGATATGGATGCGGAAAGTGTTGCTTCGCTTTTTGAGGCTGCAAGAAAGATCACGGCTGCAATCCAGAAAGCATTTTCGGCAGAGGGGTCAAACATCGGAATCAATGATGGGAAAGTTGCTGGTCAGGAGATTCCTCATGTACACGTACACGTTATTCCCAGAAGAAAAGGAGACGGCGGGAGAGGAATAAAGTCAATAGTATGGACCGAACCTGATACCACAAATCTGAAAGAAATTGCAAAAAAGATCAGGGAAGCACTCTAA
- a CDS encoding sulfurtransferase TusA family protein produces the protein MTEVEIDVRGQTCPTPLVECRKALRKASPGDLIIIKGTHPASRKEIPMACEAMGLEVLDIEDKEGGKEWEIRIRR, from the coding sequence ATGACAGAAGTTGAGATCGACGTTCGAGGGCAGACCTGCCCGACTCCACTGGTAGAATGCAGAAAGGCCTTAAGGAAAGCTTCTCCAGGGGATCTTATTATTATAAAAGGGACACACCCGGCATCAAGAAAAGAAATTCCTATGGCCTGCGAGGCAATGGGGCTAGAGGTGCTGGATATTGAAGATAAAGAAGGAGGGAAAGAGTGGGAGATAAGAATCCGGAGATAA
- a CDS encoding DsrE/DsrF/DrsH-like family protein — MGEKAVIILHSGDMDKVYSALIIANGALAMGMEASIYFTFWGLMRLKKGELDKGPLSKMNMMGLGRQMIKQRMDKANVASLERLMSDFKELGGKIIACEMTMEIMGLSKDELQTEWIDEWGAVGSYIQEAKGASVTLFI, encoded by the coding sequence ATGGGGGAAAAAGCGGTCATTATTCTGCACAGCGGCGATATGGACAAAGTATACAGTGCGCTCATAATTGCGAACGGAGCCCTGGCGATGGGTATGGAGGCCTCTATATACTTTACTTTCTGGGGATTAATGCGCTTGAAAAAAGGAGAACTTGACAAGGGGCCGCTTTCCAAGATGAATATGATGGGGCTTGGCAGGCAGATGATCAAGCAAAGAATGGACAAAGCCAATGTAGCTTCACTTGAGAGATTGATGAGCGATTTCAAGGAACTTGGGGGAAAAATAATCGCGTGCGAGATGACCATGGAAATCATGGGTTTAAGTAAAGATGAACTTCAGACGGAATGGATAGATGAATGGGGTGCTGTTGGTTCCTATATTCAGGAAGCAAAAGGCGCTAGTGTAACTCTCTTTATATGA
- a CDS encoding cysteine desulfurase family protein yields MFENVIYLDNSASTRMDEQVLEAMKPYFFDTYAVATSEFGYSMGIDAKEALEKSRGSIASKIAANWDEVIFTSGSTESSNTALKGVAWALKEKKGKHIIVSKIEDFPVLNTAKALERQGFSVTFLDVDAEGFVNLEGLRNAITKETVLVSIQHGNQEIGTVQDLKAISEICEEKDVLLHTDATHSFTRLPLNVKELPVDLITMSAHTIHGPRGIGALYIRKDTPITKFMDGGFQEFNLRAGVEDIPSAVGFAKAVELVTEEENMRLKAMRDRIIDKALSDIPDVTLNGSREKRLPQNANLTFHYVEGESITLHMDMRGFAVSTGSACFSRSLEASHVIMGIGGDHERAHGSVRFTFGRYNRMEDVDAAIEAISEIVAKLREISPLAKK; encoded by the coding sequence ATATTTGAGAATGTAATTTATCTTGACAACTCTGCATCCACGAGGATGGATGAGCAGGTACTTGAAGCGATGAAACCCTATTTTTTTGATACTTATGCAGTAGCTACATCAGAATTTGGCTATTCTATGGGTATTGATGCAAAAGAAGCACTAGAAAAGTCCCGGGGAAGCATTGCTTCAAAGATTGCTGCAAATTGGGATGAGGTTATTTTCACTTCAGGATCCACCGAGTCAAGCAATACCGCACTTAAAGGGGTTGCCTGGGCTCTTAAAGAAAAGAAAGGAAAGCATATTATTGTCTCGAAAATAGAAGATTTTCCTGTGCTAAATACTGCAAAAGCTCTTGAGAGGCAGGGTTTTAGCGTAACTTTCCTTGATGTGGATGCGGAAGGATTTGTGAATCTAGAAGGGCTGAGAAACGCAATCACAAAGGAGACAGTTCTTGTTTCAATCCAGCACGGTAACCAGGAAATAGGGACAGTGCAGGATTTGAAAGCTATCTCCGAGATTTGCGAAGAGAAAGATGTGCTCCTGCACACAGATGCCACTCACAGCTTTACCAGGCTTCCCCTGAATGTAAAGGAGCTGCCTGTAGACCTGATCACCATGTCTGCCCATACTATTCACGGTCCAAGGGGAATAGGTGCTCTTTACATCCGGAAAGATACCCCAATAACCAAGTTCATGGATGGAGGTTTCCAGGAGTTTAATCTGAGGGCAGGGGTGGAAGACATTCCATCTGCAGTCGGTTTTGCAAAAGCCGTCGAGCTCGTAACCGAAGAGGAAAACATGAGGCTCAAAGCCATGAGAGATAGGATTATTGACAAAGCTCTCTCGGATATTCCTGATGTTACCCTAAACGGAAGCCGGGAAAAGCGCCTGCCTCAGAACGCAAACCTTACTTTCCATTATGTTGAGGGTGAATCCATAACTCTGCATATGGACATGAGAGGGTTTGCAGTAAGCACGGGCTCTGCATGTTTTAGTCGCTCCCTTGAAGCCAGCCATGTAATCATGGGTATCGGAGGAGACCACGAGAGAGCACATGGTTCGGTACGTTTTACCTTCGGACGCTACAACCGCATGGAAGACGTTGATGCAGCAATTGAAGCAATAAGTGAGATAGTAGCAAAGCTCAGGGAGATAAGCCCGCTTGCGAAGAAATGA
- a CDS encoding iron-sulfur cluster assembly scaffold protein, which translates to MKFPYSQKVLEHFKNPHNVGKMENPDGKGLEGSPACGDMVAVYIKVNPDTKVIDDIKFESYGCASNIATASIITDLARGKTLDEAKKITWKQAAEELGGLPPVKAHCSVLAVEGLRAAIKDYEEKHGLITEKESTTEEVVKKRLKHVMNPLTGLDVIRTNLILKISVEDGAVRVVVDLPANHQFAPAIKEDIVEKLGSLWDVEKVDVVFTA; encoded by the coding sequence ATGAAGTTTCCTTACAGTCAAAAAGTGCTGGAGCATTTCAAGAATCCACACAATGTAGGAAAGATGGAGAATCCTGACGGAAAAGGTCTTGAAGGAAGCCCGGCTTGCGGAGACATGGTTGCCGTTTATATCAAGGTCAATCCTGATACTAAGGTTATTGATGATATAAAATTCGAATCTTATGGTTGTGCCTCAAATATTGCCACAGCCTCGATTATAACTGATCTTGCACGCGGAAAAACCCTTGATGAAGCAAAGAAAATAACCTGGAAGCAGGCTGCAGAAGAACTTGGAGGATTGCCTCCGGTCAAAGCCCACTGTTCTGTGCTCGCAGTTGAGGGTCTGCGTGCCGCAATCAAGGATTATGAGGAAAAACACGGACTTATAACCGAGAAAGAGTCTACAACTGAAGAAGTTGTCAAAAAGAGGCTCAAACACGTTATGAATCCTCTAACAGGGCTTGACGTTATCCGTACAAACCTGATCCTTAAGATCAGTGTTGAGGATGGAGCGGTAAGAGTGGTAGTAGACCTGCCTGCAAACCACCAGTTTGCTCCGGCGATAAAAGAGGATATTGTAGAAAAACTTGGGTCTCTGTGGGATGTCGAAAAGGTTGATGTGGTGTTTACAGCGTGA
- a CDS encoding DUF5602 domain-containing protein: MGMFEGESKTLGSGVAYSWVKLDNEGNPSSIGVNFTESALEGHPEGRTVEYTLALPEEAASTAYNHIGIDWNPHGHEPQGIYDKPHFDVHFYMITPEERDKIIATGEDCKNLSKMPASEYIPEGYVPTQGGVPRMGAHWVDPKAPEFNGQPFNETFIYGFYNGEMVFVEPMVTIAFLETKPEVTKELKLPKCYPISSYYPTGYSLSYNETNKEYTLALEGLTLR; encoded by the coding sequence ATGGGAATGTTTGAAGGGGAAAGTAAAACTCTGGGCAGCGGAGTTGCTTATTCCTGGGTTAAGCTTGATAACGAAGGAAATCCCTCGTCAATAGGAGTAAACTTTACAGAATCAGCTCTGGAAGGACATCCGGAAGGAAGAACTGTGGAATACACACTTGCTCTGCCGGAAGAAGCTGCTTCCACGGCTTATAACCACATTGGGATTGACTGGAATCCTCATGGACATGAGCCTCAGGGAATTTATGATAAGCCGCACTTTGATGTTCATTTTTACATGATAACCCCTGAGGAAAGAGATAAGATTATAGCGACCGGGGAAGATTGTAAGAACTTATCAAAAATGCCGGCATCAGAATATATTCCGGAGGGATATGTTCCCACGCAAGGAGGAGTGCCCAGAATGGGAGCACACTGGGTAGACCCGAAAGCTCCTGAGTTTAACGGACAGCCTTTTAATGAGACTTTTATTTATGGGTTTTATAACGGGGAAATGGTTTTTGTTGAACCTATGGTTACAATAGCTTTCCTTGAGACAAAACCAGAGGTGACAAAAGAACTCAAGCTTCCAAAATGTTATCCGATAAGTTCCTATTATCCCACAGGTTACTCCCTGAGCTACAATGAAACGAATAAAGAGTATACGCTGGCTCTTGAGGGACTAACTCTCAGGTAA
- a CDS encoding catalase, producing the protein MRIQISVFEIWKPELIEKVAIVEKKRMVNENSKDEQLEMFREDPERDFLTTNQGVRVSNTDISLKAGERGPTLLEDFHFREKLTHFDHERIPERVVHARGSGAHGYFQVYEPMTEYTSAKFLQDPNKKTPVFVRFSTVVGSRGSADTVRDVRGFAIKFYTEDGNYDLVGNNIPIFFIQDAIKFPDLVHAIKPEQDNEIPQASAAHDTFWDFVTCHPETAHMIMWVLSDRALPRSYRMMQGFGVNTFRFVNSEGKGRFVKFHWRPLLGIHSLVWDETQKIAGKDPDFNRRDLWEAIEMGDYPEYEFGVQILEEEDEFKFDFDILDPTKIWPEEDVPIKWIGKMTLNRNPDNFFAETEQVAFCPANVVPGIDFSNDPLLQGRLFSYLDTQLIRLAGPNFHEIPINRPLAPIANNQREGYHRTTINKGKASYFPNTVGENLPRPASVEEGGYAHYTEKIEGKKIRARSEKFKDFYSQAKLFWNSMSEPEKKHIIEAFHFEVGKVNDKNIRKAVVDMFNNVDGDLAIEIAKGVGVPAPEKKGGSPVMKESPNLSQERSEHTVKNTIKTRRIAIIAANGYNHNDVSQVMQALEAGGARAHIISKHQGMLKSSSGESIEVDKSYVTTASVFYDAVYIPGGKENVETLKMQGDAIHFVNEAFRHCKPLGATGEGIELLKAANLPDIQFAGKESADKEIPLISDKGVVTAVNGEDRSAFNESFTTAIAKHRHWDREKKEQVPA; encoded by the coding sequence ATGAGAATTCAAATTTCAGTTTTTGAGATCTGGAAACCAGAACTAATAGAGAAGGTGGCAATAGTGGAGAAAAAGAGAATGGTCAATGAAAATAGCAAAGATGAGCAGTTAGAGATGTTTCGTGAAGACCCTGAGCGCGATTTCCTGACAACAAATCAGGGCGTCAGGGTCAGTAATACTGATATTTCGCTCAAGGCAGGGGAAAGGGGTCCAACCCTGCTTGAAGATTTCCATTTCAGGGAGAAATTAACTCATTTTGACCATGAGCGAATTCCGGAAAGGGTTGTTCATGCCCGTGGTTCCGGAGCACACGGGTATTTCCAGGTCTATGAGCCTATGACAGAGTATACGAGTGCAAAATTCCTGCAGGATCCCAATAAGAAAACGCCCGTCTTTGTACGTTTCTCAACTGTTGTGGGATCCAGAGGTTCGGCTGATACCGTGAGAGATGTTCGGGGTTTTGCGATAAAGTTCTACACTGAGGATGGAAACTATGATCTTGTCGGCAATAACATTCCTATCTTTTTCATTCAGGACGCAATCAAATTTCCTGACCTTGTCCACGCAATTAAACCCGAGCAGGACAATGAGATACCCCAGGCTTCAGCAGCTCATGATACATTCTGGGATTTTGTCACCTGCCACCCAGAAACTGCACACATGATCATGTGGGTTCTTTCCGATCGTGCGCTTCCCAGGAGTTACCGCATGATGCAGGGCTTTGGGGTTAACACCTTCCGTTTCGTTAATTCGGAGGGTAAGGGAAGATTTGTAAAGTTTCACTGGAGACCCCTGCTTGGCATTCACTCGCTTGTCTGGGATGAAACTCAGAAGATAGCAGGAAAAGATCCCGATTTTAACCGACGCGACCTGTGGGAAGCAATTGAAATGGGAGACTATCCGGAATATGAGTTTGGAGTGCAGATCCTGGAGGAAGAAGATGAGTTTAAATTTGACTTCGATATCCTCGATCCCACTAAAATCTGGCCCGAAGAAGATGTACCCATTAAATGGATAGGGAAAATGACCCTTAATCGCAACCCTGACAACTTCTTTGCTGAAACCGAACAGGTTGCATTCTGCCCGGCAAATGTGGTTCCCGGGATCGACTTCTCTAACGATCCGCTTCTTCAGGGACGCCTTTTCTCATATCTCGATACTCAGCTAATCCGCCTAGCCGGTCCGAATTTCCATGAAATTCCGATTAACCGACCGCTGGCACCTATAGCCAATAATCAGAGGGAAGGTTATCACCGCACAACGATAAACAAAGGCAAAGCAAGTTATTTCCCTAACACAGTAGGAGAAAACCTCCCGCGTCCTGCCTCTGTAGAAGAAGGTGGATACGCCCACTACACGGAAAAAATAGAAGGAAAAAAGATCCGCGCCCGCAGCGAAAAATTCAAGGATTTTTACAGTCAGGCAAAATTATTCTGGAACAGTATGTCGGAGCCGGAAAAGAAACATATCATAGAGGCATTCCATTTTGAAGTTGGAAAAGTCAATGATAAAAATATACGGAAGGCAGTTGTTGATATGTTCAACAATGTGGACGGAGATCTTGCAATTGAAATTGCAAAGGGAGTAGGGGTTCCGGCTCCTGAGAAGAAAGGTGGATCTCCTGTCATGAAAGAGTCTCCGAATCTCAGCCAGGAGCGTTCGGAGCATACAGTGAAGAATACAATTAAAACCAGAAGAATTGCTATCATTGCTGCGAATGGATATAACCATAATGATGTCAGCCAGGTGATGCAGGCTTTAGAGGCTGGCGGAGCAAGAGCCCATATTATCTCTAAACACCAGGGAATGTTAAAGAGTTCAAGCGGAGAAAGTATCGAGGTTGATAAGAGCTATGTCACCACAGCCTCAGTATTTTATGATGCTGTATACATCCCGGGAGGAAAAGAGAATGTCGAGACCCTGAAAATGCAAGGAGATGCAATCCATTTCGTCAATGAGGCGTTCAGACACTGCAAACCTCTTGGAGCAACCGGTGAAGGCATTGAGTTACTTAAAGCCGCAAACCTCCCTGATATACAATTTGCAGGGAAGGAATCGGCTGATAAGGAGATTCCTTTGATTTCCGATAAAGGTGTCGTGACGGCTGTTAATGGGGAAGACAGGAGTGCTTTTAATGAGTCCTTCACTACTGCAATTGCAAAGCACCGTCACTGGGATAGGGAGAAGAAAGAACAGGTTCCGGCTTGA
- a CDS encoding class I SAM-dependent methyltransferase: MTEYVHGYSEREALRLEEQADTLEELLHSDTIYPPGEKVLEAGCGIGAQTVILAKNNPWAEIISIDVSPDSLEKARENVKRKGIENVRFLQADIFFSPFQRREFRPCLCLFRS; encoded by the coding sequence ATGACTGAATACGTTCACGGTTATTCCGAAAGAGAAGCTCTCCGTCTGGAAGAACAGGCAGATACACTTGAGGAACTTCTTCATTCGGATACAATATATCCTCCAGGAGAAAAGGTACTCGAAGCTGGCTGTGGAATAGGAGCACAGACTGTAATTCTGGCAAAAAACAATCCCTGGGCAGAAATTATTTCAATTGACGTTTCTCCGGACTCTCTTGAAAAAGCCAGAGAAAATGTAAAAAGGAAAGGCATTGAAAATGTAAGGTTCTTGCAGGCAGATATTTTTTTCTCTCCCTTTCAAAGAAGAGAGTTTCGACCATGTCTTTGTCTGTTTCGTTCTTGA
- a CDS encoding class I SAM-dependent methyltransferase: protein MFFSLPFKEESFDHVFVCFVLEHLQNPSEALKSLKKILKTGGTITVIEGDHGSCYFYPEGKKLLQPGTALSGYRHT, encoded by the coding sequence ATATTTTTTTCTCTCCCTTTCAAAGAAGAGAGTTTCGACCATGTCTTTGTCTGTTTCGTTCTTGAACATCTCCAGAATCCATCCGAAGCCCTGAAAAGTCTGAAAAAAATCCTGAAGACCGGTGGCACTATAACCGTTATTGAAGGAGACCACGGCTCATGTTACTTTTATCCCGAAGGAAAAAAGCTCTTGCAGCCTGGAACTGCCTTATCAGGGTACAGGCACACATGA
- a CDS encoding aldo/keto reductase translates to MLYRKIGKTGKSVSILGFGVMRLPILGDDDSKVDEEKAAQMIHYAIDNGINYIDTAYSYHGGMSEFVVGKVLQDGYREKVYLATKLPSWLVTCREDMDRYLDEQLGRLRTNYIDFYLLHALNRDYWSLLKKHGVFDFLDSALKDGRIKYTGFSFHDNIDLFKEIVDSYPWDMCQIQYNFMDEDFQAGKEGLMYAASKGLGVVVMEPLRGGYLASNVPQEVQEIWDSAETPRSPVEWGLRCLWDYPEISVVLSGMSDLAQIESNIKFAADGFPNSLTEEEKKLISKVKEIYRSKTRVNCTGCRYCMPCPSGVNIPENLKHLNNAEMFDKIEEEKLIYSSLEGKASNCTECGECEIKCPQKTPVRELLKEVSKLFEK, encoded by the coding sequence ATGCTATATAGAAAAATTGGTAAAACAGGTAAAAGTGTCTCAATACTAGGATTCGGTGTAATGCGGCTTCCTATTCTTGGGGATGACGACTCAAAAGTTGACGAGGAAAAAGCTGCACAAATGATCCATTACGCTATAGATAACGGCATCAATTATATTGATACTGCCTATTCCTATCATGGGGGCATGAGCGAATTCGTTGTTGGGAAAGTCCTTCAGGATGGTTACAGGGAAAAGGTCTATCTTGCGACAAAACTTCCAAGCTGGCTTGTTACTTGCAGAGAGGATATGGACCGTTATTTAGACGAGCAGCTTGGACGGCTCAGAACCAATTATATAGATTTCTATCTTCTCCACGCGCTAAACAGGGATTATTGGTCTCTTCTAAAAAAGCATGGGGTTTTTGATTTCCTTGATTCCGCCCTTAAAGATGGAAGAATAAAATACACAGGTTTCTCTTTCCACGATAATATTGATCTGTTTAAAGAGATCGTTGATTCCTATCCATGGGATATGTGTCAAATCCAGTATAATTTCATGGATGAAGATTTCCAGGCAGGAAAAGAGGGGCTGATGTATGCAGCCTCAAAGGGACTTGGAGTTGTTGTTATGGAACCTCTGCGGGGAGGATACCTTGCTTCAAATGTCCCTCAGGAAGTTCAGGAAATCTGGGATAGTGCCGAAACTCCACGAAGCCCTGTTGAATGGGGACTGCGCTGTCTCTGGGACTATCCTGAGATAAGCGTTGTCCTGAGCGGTATGTCTGATCTGGCGCAGATAGAGAGTAACATAAAATTTGCAGCAGATGGTTTCCCGAATTCTCTGACCGAGGAAGAGAAAAAGCTGATTTCTAAAGTAAAAGAGATTTACAGGTCAAAGACAAGAGTTAACTGTACTGGCTGCCGGTACTGTATGCCCTGTCCCTCTGGAGTAAATATTCCAGAGAATCTTAAGCATCTTAATAATGCTGAGATGTTTGATAAGATAGAAGAGGAAAAGCTTATATATAGCAGCCTTGAAGGCAAGGCTTCAAATTGTACGGAGTGTGGGGAATGTGAGATAAAATGTCCGCAAAAAACCCCTGTAAGGGAGCTATTAAAAGAGGTTTCAAAGTTATTTGAAAAATAA
- a CDS encoding flippase-like domain-containing protein: MSRVILKKVMVILLLFTVGVFLIRTYWIEIVPVLGESLKILAETQIQYVILAFLIYLLSVYLFAVRWQQVLSCIGYELKATDLLPILFGAIFVNNLTPANRTGGEPLRILWAKKRFGISYTDGFITVLFERLVETVPIILLLLYVVYFFPSLDIKLLPQKSILTLNSTYLLLLALIIIGVLVWFFREILTALLKEIQQNWRQLKKSYIPVLVLSSGVWVLDIIRLKLIALALNLNLSLYTIAAVSILYLLLGILPITPGGLGIVEGGLISLLLYLGLPLASSGSFVILERFISFGLSSLIGFLYLSYYGGIEIWKNTKSH, translated from the coding sequence TTGAGCCGGGTAATCTTGAAAAAAGTCATGGTGATACTCTTACTGTTTACAGTGGGAGTATTTTTGATCCGAACCTACTGGATAGAGATTGTACCTGTGCTTGGAGAGAGCTTGAAAATTCTTGCAGAGACTCAAATCCAATATGTGATTCTGGCATTTTTAATTTATCTCCTGAGTGTGTACTTGTTTGCGGTACGCTGGCAGCAGGTACTTTCCTGCATTGGATATGAGCTCAAAGCTACAGACCTTCTTCCCATTCTTTTTGGGGCAATCTTTGTGAACAACTTAACTCCAGCGAACCGGACAGGAGGTGAGCCCTTGAGGATACTCTGGGCTAAGAAACGCTTCGGGATAAGTTATACTGATGGTTTCATAACTGTCCTTTTTGAAAGGCTGGTTGAAACGGTTCCCATTATCCTGCTTTTATTATATGTAGTATATTTCTTTCCTTCTTTAGATATCAAACTCCTTCCGCAGAAAAGTATCCTGACCTTAAATTCTACTTATCTGTTGCTTCTAGCTTTAATTATAATCGGGGTACTGGTATGGTTTTTCCGGGAGATACTTACTGCCCTTCTTAAGGAGATACAGCAAAACTGGAGACAACTTAAGAAGTCTTATATTCCTGTACTCGTGTTATCCAGTGGGGTCTGGGTTCTTGATATAATACGCCTCAAGTTGATTGCTCTTGCCCTCAATCTTAATCTTTCACTATATACCATCGCAGCAGTCTCGATATTGTACTTGCTGTTGGGAATCCTGCCAATAACCCCTGGGGGACTTGGAATAGTAGAAGGAGGTCTAATATCTCTGCTTCTATATTTGGGGTTACCTCTTGCATCTTCAGGCAGCTTCGTAATTCTGGAACGTTTTATATCCTTCGGGCTCAGCAGTCTGATAGGGTTCCTGTACCTGTCTTACTACGGAGGGATTGAAATATGGAAAAATACAAAATCGCATTAA